AATGCAATATCAGCAAAGATAATCCCATCAGATTACTCAACCGGATATAAAGGGATGGCAGAAATGATGGGCGAGTCCTTCGGCTACCTGATGTTTGCCTTGGTACTTGGTGTTATTCTGGCTTACATGGTACTTGCATCGCAGTATGAGAGCTTCATCCATCCCATAACCGTACTCCTTTCCATGCCATTTTCATTTATAGGGGCCTTTCTGGCGATCCTGATTACCGGAAAGACGCTTAATATATTTACATTTATAGGTTTGATCCTTCTCATGGGACTTGTCAAAAAGAACGCGATCTTATTGGTTGACTACACAAATACATTACGGGCAAGGGGGATGGAACGCAAAGAGGCAATATTAACAGCCGGACCTGTTCGGCTGAGACCTATTCTCATGACCACATTTGCCATGGTGCTTGGCATGATGCCCATTGCTATAGGAATCGGCGAGGGGGCTGAAACACGTTCACCGATGGCAATAGCTACAATAGGTGGT
This genomic interval from Nitrospirota bacterium contains the following:
- a CDS encoding efflux RND transporter permease subunit — encoded protein: NAISAKIIPSDYSTGYKGMAEMMGESFGYLMFALVLGVILAYMVLASQYESFIHPITVLLSMPFSFIGAFLAILITGKTLNIFTFIGLILLMGLVKKNAILLVDYTNTLRARGMERKEAILTAGPVRLRPILMTTFAMVLGMMPIAIGIGEGAETRSPMAIATIGGLLTSLFLTLVVVPVVYDLFDEAQAKLFKQ